Below is a genomic region from Campylobacter geochelonis.
ACAAAAGTCCATCAAATTCATCCCTTATGAGCTCACATCCTCCACTTGTCTTGCTAGAAATCCTAGCACATTCATAATAAATCGCTTCAATTAGCGTATTTCCAAGCCCTTCGACATAAGACGATGAAACCAAAATCTTACTCTTTTTATAAATTTCATCTATATTTTTTACATTTCCAAGAAATTTTACTTTTATTCCAAGTTCTTTTGCTAAATTCTTTAATTCTCTTTCCGACTCGCCACTACCAGCAACAGCGAATTCCCATGAATCAATCAATTTTTTATCAAGTTTAAAAATAGCTTTTAAAAATAAATCGCAACCCTTAAGCTTGATAAGTCGTCCAGCAAAAAGTACTAAATTTTGCTTTTGCAAAACAGCTTTTTGCTCTCCAAAAAACGGATTATAAATCACATTTACATTTTTAACAAATTTTTTATAATATCTGTAATCATCATGAGTTAAAACAGATAATCCATTAGCTCGTGGATAAAAAATTCTTTTTAATTTATCCCAAATTTTATCTTTTACAAGTTCAAAGCTAGTATGTTCACTAACAAAAATCGGGATTTTTAATGACCTAGTTGCCATTAATACTAAGATATTTGTACTATCCATAAACGAAATCACGCAATCAAATTTCTCATCTTTTATAAATTTTCTTAATAAAAAAATCTTTCCAAAACGCTTTTTTATATTTCCTAAAAAGCCTTTTTCGCCAACACCAAAATCAAGATTAACAAGTCTAATGTCGCTGTTTAACTCATAAAACGGCTCTGATTTATCAAATTTGGCTATGCATACTTCAAAATCTTTAGCAAATCGAGAGCTAAGAAGCGAACACACACGTTCAGCACCACCAAAACCAAGAGTCGAGATAACAAATAAAATTTTCATATACCAAATCTTTGTTTAATTTTAACTCGCCAACTAGAAAGCTTAAATAACGCAATCTTTGGCAAAAAACTCACAAACAAAAATATTATCGCCTCTTTTGTAATTTTTGTTTTTAAGCTTTTGAAAATACATCTATACATAAGTACGTAATCACCAGCAATCTTAGCATAATATGCAGCTTCTTTATATAAAAAAGCTATAAATTTTGGCTCATGCTTTAAGGCTATTTTTTGTGTTAAACTAACTGTTTTTAAATACGCATAAGCTACATTTTTTGGATATTTGCTCGCATTTGTTGTAGCAGAATCTGCTCTTAAAATTCTATAAATATAAAGAGGTTTCTTATGATAATAAACATCTTTTTCAAAAAAACGAATATATAGCTCATTTTCTCCGCCAAAAGAGTTCTCATCAAACCTAAACTCATCGATAAACTCACGTGAAAAAAGTTTAAAATACTCTCCATTAATACGACCACAATGATAATCGATTTTGCTCATTTTTCCGCTTACTTTGTATGGATTTCTTCCAGAAATTTGCTCACTTATCACCCCATCAATCTCACACAAACAATCAGCAAAAACAGTTTTATAACCACTACTTAAAAATTCAAAACACTCTTGTATCGCACTACTTTTAAGCTCATCATCATCATCCAAAATACAGATAAAATCACCATTTGCATTATCAAATCCATTGTTTTTATTTCCGTTTGGGCTTTGTTTATGAGTTGTGTTTTTAAAATATTTTAAACGCGGTTCACTAACTGCTAACTTTTTACAATAATCATAACTAAGCTCGTTTGTACTATCATCAGTTACTATAATTTCTATATTTTTATAAGTTTGATTTATAGCAGAATTTATTGCTTTTTTGAGTAATTCAAGACGATTATATGTTGGGATTATCATACTTACTAAATTTTCCATATTTTAATTTGCCTTTAAATTTTGCATCAAAAACTCTTTAGAAAATTCTCGTCTTTCTTTTAGAATTTCATTTACTCTTTGCCAATTTATAGTATTGTCTAAATTTATATCATCGATAGTTTTTATAATTCTATCTTTTATATCAAACATTTCTAAAAGCGAGTAAAACCTCTGATTTCCACGATTTTCATTTATAAAAACAAAAAATGGTTTATTAAAAATGATAGAAAAAACGCACCCGTGAAATGAATCTGTGATTATCATTTTTGCCCTACTAAACGCTCTAACCCATTCATAAACACTAACCTTATTTCCGTTTAAATCATCATCAATTGCATAAATTTCTGTAGCTAGGTTTTTGGAACATTTTTCAATTATCTCATCTTTTTCTTTATTTTTATCCAAAATATAGGTCAAAATTTTATCATCAGCCAAGCTTTTGCCAAATTTTATAAGGATATCAAACTCTGATTTATCCACAAGCAACGTTGGATCTAGCACATGAACTGCGTTTTGTTTAAAAACATCATTACAAATCTTAACTCCATTTTTTTCTCTAACAGAAATAGCTTTGAATTTAGCCAAATTTTGTATGTGTCTTTCTAAATTTTTAACTCCACCGGCAAATTCTTCACCTCCAAAGCTTGCAGCATAAGCGATTTTTATTACATCATCATTTAAAAATCCAAGCGAAAAATCCTCACTAAAACCGACAAAATATGATGGTCTAAAAACCTGGTCACTCCCCAAAACACAAGCGTCAAACTGCTTTATTTTAAAAAATTTTAAAAGCTCTTTTGAAGTTGTTATTTTTTTTGTTTTTGGATTTATCTCATTTTTAATAAATTCTTTACAATCTTTGTGATGTTTGTATGCTGTAAAATTTATATTTTGATATTTTTTCATAAAAAATAGCAAATATTTTGCTATCAAAAATTTAAGATAGTTTTTAGATAATTTTTTAGTAGAGTTTTCAATACTTATATTTATCAAAATCGTTTCAAATCCAAGATTTTTCAGCGCCTTATTAAGGGCATATGCTTGCAAAATTCCACCATAATTATTTACAAGAGGAAGGGTAAAAATTCCAACTTTCATCATTTTTTCCTTTAAAAATACTTTTTAAAAAGATACTTTGCTGTTTCAAATTTAGCATCCATTTTAGCAAATTTTTCTATTTTTTTAACTCTTTTTTCTACAAACTCATCACAGTCAAAATGCTCGTTTGAATACTTCTGAATTTCAAGTTTTAAGGCTAAAATTCGTTTTTTTATAATGTTTTTTGAACCATAATACACAAGTTTTTTATTAGCCATAACTCCAGCTTGTGAGCGCAAAATTAGGCTTTTGTCTATACTTTTACAAAACTCATCACTGGTTTTAAAAATCTCATCAATGATACTTGAACGCACCAAAACAAGAGAATGCCCACGATAATCAGCGATTTTATCTTCAAGCCATGCATCCATCAAAACAACATCTGCACACTTTGCAAATGTATCAATACAATTATTACAAGCAAATGGGGTAAAAGCCCTGCTTGACCACCATTTAAAAGCACTTTTATTTCTATCGTCAAAAGCGATTTCATCATCATTTTTGCTAAATTTAAACCCAAATTGCATAGCGTTTTTATCAGCAAATTTATACCTAAAATTCACACTTTTTAACTTAATGTCTTTTTTATCAAAAGCAATACTAGCTAGTTTTTGAGTGAAATTTGCACTTTTATTCTGCCCACAAACAAGTCCAATAATAAATTTAATTCTATTTTTTATTCTTGCACTTTTTGACATAGCAAGCCTAAGAGCTTTTGCAAAACAAGGAAGCGCAGTAATAGCGTATTTAAAATCATTTTTTAAAACATAGTCTAAAACTTCTTGTAAATTTAGCGGATAATAGGCTGATGAGCGAGAATTATCATCTAAACTATCAAAAACACCAAACTCAAATA
It encodes:
- a CDS encoding glycosyltransferase — encoded protein: MKILFVISTLGFGGAERVCSLLSSRFAKDFEVCIAKFDKSEPFYELNSDIRLVNLDFGVGEKGFLGNIKKRFGKIFLLRKFIKDEKFDCVISFMDSTNILVLMATRSLKIPIFVSEHTSFELVKDKIWDKLKRIFYPRANGLSVLTHDDYRYYKKFVKNVNVIYNPFFGEQKAVLQKQNLVLFAGRLIKLKGCDLFLKAIFKLDKKLIDSWEFAVAGSGESERELKNLAKELGIKVKFLGNVKNIDEIYKKSKILVSSSYVEGLGNTLIEAIYYECARISSKTSGGCELIRDEFDGLLFEVGNSNQLSQKLGTLMQSDEKITQITKNAKLKIAEFDIETIYQKWLNMLKNGGFE
- a CDS encoding Coenzyme F420 hydrogenase/dehydrogenase, beta subunit C-terminal domain, whose product is MNVIKEVVKQNRCIGCGVCAPLCPANVLDMKLSSFANFTPILSEGCIKGCDICLKVCPFYDKELEENELTKKLYQNTANIKFDEDLGYFLNGYEFYNKDEKERLKSASGGAGSYVLKKLLEQNLVDKIICVKSCRGSNSKGFNESDFLFEFGVFDSLDDNSRSSAYYPLNLQEVLDYVLKNDFKYAITALPCFAKALRLAMSKSARIKNRIKFIIGLVCGQNKSANFTQKLASIAFDKKDIKLKSVNFRYKFADKNAMQFGFKFSKNDDEIAFDDRNKSAFKWWSSRAFTPFACNNCIDTFAKCADVVLMDAWLEDKIADYRGHSLVLVRSSIIDEIFKTSDEFCKSIDKSLILRSQAGVMANKKLVYYGSKNIIKKRILALKLEIQKYSNEHFDCDEFVEKRVKKIEKFAKMDAKFETAKYLFKKYF
- a CDS encoding glycosyltransferase family 2 protein, with translation MENLVSMIIPTYNRLELLKKAINSAINQTYKNIEIIVTDDSTNELSYDYCKKLAVSEPRLKYFKNTTHKQSPNGNKNNGFDNANGDFICILDDDDELKSSAIQECFEFLSSGYKTVFADCLCEIDGVISEQISGRNPYKVSGKMSKIDYHCGRINGEYFKLFSREFIDEFRFDENSFGGENELYIRFFEKDVYYHKKPLYIYRILRADSATTNASKYPKNVAYAYLKTVSLTQKIALKHEPKFIAFLYKEAAYYAKIAGDYVLMYRCIFKSLKTKITKEAIIFLFVSFLPKIALFKLSSWRVKIKQRFGI
- a CDS encoding polysaccharide pyruvyl transferase family protein: MKVGIFTLPLVNNYGGILQAYALNKALKNLGFETILINISIENSTKKLSKNYLKFLIAKYLLFFMKKYQNINFTAYKHHKDCKEFIKNEINPKTKKITTSKELLKFFKIKQFDACVLGSDQVFRPSYFVGFSEDFSLGFLNDDVIKIAYAASFGGEEFAGGVKNLERHIQNLAKFKAISVREKNGVKICNDVFKQNAVHVLDPTLLVDKSEFDILIKFGKSLADDKILTYILDKNKEKDEIIEKCSKNLATEIYAIDDDLNGNKVSVYEWVRAFSRAKMIITDSFHGCVFSIIFNKPFFVFINENRGNQRFYSLLEMFDIKDRIIKTIDDINLDNTINWQRVNEILKERREFSKEFLMQNLKAN